One Plectropomus leopardus isolate mb chromosome 1, YSFRI_Pleo_2.0, whole genome shotgun sequence DNA segment encodes these proteins:
- the LOC121944463 gene encoding uncharacterized protein LOC121944463: MSATHCLRLFVLCFWLLVGDVNCENTQRGYVQHVQVGQAQRGVHNDNRDDTRWREPPIVRIPTAGYKTSSVDRLQSGSIYPTREDHTTASKSSQIIRRYPVTPKIQNVPKSQINQLKPGFNSPSVIQRRSDVAYNRPGHKAFPDGKKIHQANSDSVFSTGAVQVPSQIYNTRMRSTGSFSPVQVDKVPFSLRHNNKGAPFYSHGNKQSLNIQAVKSQKMHVNPIEQNIYPQESRLTTRPKSFNQGRTNFLQTVLKPKDKQTDSVVEGQSPDRNSAGKSDTKTSFPAWSPRAYSSDMMSEARGYTHVRRLKPAFDKKTPQASSRKIWETGFSHVIHNSGGYNHDSTKPGFDHPASSERQQNYNFGGSRPSWRPAPPDRAPSPVQGKFKPFQTHPTNDATHTSDSELIPRQTTLPPSLNSTSSIVPSVAAEWSTKSASPTPTAGRDAELTPQASNHEGHIESSTEIGSS; encoded by the exons ATGAGCGCTACACATTGTTTGAG GCTGTTTGTGCTTTGCTTTTGGCTGCTGGTTGGTGATGTAAATTGTGAGAATACTCAGAGAG GTTATGTCCAACACGTCCAAGTGGGACAGGCCCAAAGGGGAGTCCACAATGACAACAGAGACGACACAAGATGGAGAGAACCACCTATTGTCAGAATCCCTACAGCTGGTTACAAGACATCAAGTGTGGACAGACTGCAAAGTGGCAGCATTTACCCCACACGAGAAGATCACACCACTGCCTCCAAATCATCACAAATCATAAGACGTTATCCTGTTACTCCCAAGATACAAAATGTACCAAAAAGCCAAATCAACCAATTAAAACCTGGCTTCAATTCACCCTCAGTTATTCAAAGACGAAGTGATGTGGCATACAACCGCCCTGGACACAAAGCTTTTCCTGACGGCAAGAAGATTCACCAAGCAAACTCTGATTCTGTATTCTCCACAGGTGCAGTTCAGGTTCCATCACAAATCTATAATACCAGAATGAGGTCGACAGGAAGTTTTTCACCTGTTCAGGTTGACAAAGTCCCATTTAGCCTTAGACACAACAACAAAGGGGCGCCATTCTACTCCCACGGCAATAAACAAAGTCTAAATATTCAAGCTGTCAAGTCTCAGAAGATGCACGTAAACCCCATCGAACAAAATATATATCCACAGGAGTCACGTCTCACAACCAGACCCAAAAGTTTCAATCAGGGCAGAACAAACTTTTtacaaacagttttaaaaccCAAAGACAAGCAGACTGACTCAGTCGTGGAGGGACAATCTCCTGACAGAAATTCAGCAggaaaaagtgacacaaagacTTCTTTTCCAGCATGGAGTCCCAGGGCCTATAGCAGCGATATGATGTCTGAAGCCAGAGGATACACTCACGTCCGTCGCCTCAAGCCTGCCTTTGACAAAAAAACGCCCCAAGCTAGTTCTAGAAAGATATGGGAAACAGGTTTTTCACATGTAATACACAATTCAGGCGGTTACAACCATGATTCAACAAAACCAGGGTTTGATCATCCAGCATCAAGTGAAAGGCAGCAAAATTATAATTTCGGAGGAAGCAGACCCAGCTGGCGTCCTGCCCCGCCAGACCGAGCACCAAGTCCTGTCCAAGGCAAATTCAAACCTTTCCAAACACATCCTACAAATGATGCTACTCACACATCAGACAGTGAACTCATTCCCCGTCAGACAACCCTTCCTCCTAGTTTGAACTCTACTTCATCAATCGTTCCTTCAGTCGCCGCAGAATGGAGCACAAAGTCTGCTTCACCCACACCGACAGCGGGCCGAGATGCAGAGCTTACACCTCAAGCATCAAACCACGAAGGCCACATTGAGAGTTCAACAGAAATTGGATCTTCCTAG